A window of Thiocapsa bogorovii genomic DNA:
CATCAACGGGCCCGGCCGGATCCGCAACCAGCGACCCCGCCACCACCGCCAAACCGAACGCCAACATCCAATTCCGGTATTCAGCTCGATTCGCCGCCATCCGCGTCAACCTCATTCGAACGTACTCGACTGGAGATAGTCTCGACCGCAACGGCGGAACTACGCCCGGACATCCCCCGAGACGGCCAAAGAGGTTCCATCGCTGCGCCTCCGCGTGTAACATAGGGATTTCACCTACAAACACCTCGACATCTTAACTTGTAGCGCGCAGGTCCCGCTAATCGCAGGACCGCCTCAGGCAGTCTTTCGAGCCCGCTCCAGCGAATACCCGTATGCGACCACCAGCGGGACGCATCGGGATCACGCTCGACATGCATCGAAAAATCCTGAGATCCTCGGGTTTCAGCCTCGGACACAACACGTTTGCCGATCGTAGCTAGCCTCACGGGCCGCGCCTTCCCGTTTGATTTTCGCACACCCACCTTACAGCTTAAAACGCGAAACGGAAGCGCGACCTATTTTGTGGAGAGTTTCGATGGCCTGTTGTCCGCCACCCCTTTCGTTTGTCCGCAAAGTTCTAACGACTCCGTCCATCCCGTCCATTCTCGGACTCGCCCTCGCAGTCACGCTGCTGTCGTTTAGCCCCGTCTCATCGGCTTCGTCACTGACGCTGGCATGGCAGCCCGTAACGGGAGACTCAAGGATCGCCGGCTACGAGATCCATATCGGACGCGCCAGTGGCCAGTACGAATGGGTTCTTGATGCAGACCAAGAAGGCGCGGCGACCGACACAGTGGAGCTCGAAGGCGCCGAGCCCGGTGTCACCTATTACCTGACAGCACGGTCACGTAACCACGACCGAACCCAGTTCAGCGCGTTCTCCAAAGAGATCATCATCTCGCTTGACGGTCCTCCGATCGAGAGCGGAGAGTTGCTTGTAGACGACGCTTGGCAATGGGTCAGCTTCCAAACGGCGTTCACGGACCCGATCGTCGTAGCCACGGCGCCCAGCGAGTCCGGAGCGGATCCCCTAGTCGTCCGCATCACAGGAATCGAACCCGATGGTTTCTGGATACGTCTACAGGAATGGGATTATCTAGACGGTCGACATGCATTCGAATCCGTTGGCTTTATTGCGATGGAACGCGGACGCCATCGACTGCAGAACGGAGCACAGGTCGAGGCTGGACGATTGGTAACGGATGCGACGAAGACCCAGGTTCAAGCCGGGTTCTCCCAGACGTTTGCATCCGCGCCGATTGTGATGGCGGCGGTCACAAGCGACCAAGGCACGGAGGCGGTCACAACGGAAATCAGAAGTGTCGGCCGATCCGGCTTCAGCGTCGGGATGATCGAGCAGGAGGCTAGCGATCAGCAGCATCTCGCCGAACACATCGACTATATCGCTTGGGAGGCATCGAGCGGATCGATCAAGGGCATGCGGTACGAGGTCGGGCAAACACCGACCGAGGTTACCAACCGACCCTATGAGATCGTCTTCAGCACCGTGTTCGAGGAAGCACCGCTGCTGCTTGCCCATCTACAGACCGCAAACGGGGGCGATCCGGCAACACTTCGCTGGCAAACGAAAAGCGAAAAGTTCGCCAGCCTGCGCGTTGTCGAAGAACAGTCGCTCGACGCCGAAACCGTTCATATCGCCGAAACCGCCGGCTACATCCTGATCGGGCCATAAACGGGGCCGTAACACCACGGCCGATAGGCCACGTCCATCAAGGCCGGCCCACCAACCTACCCGTGACACCGTGACACCGCCGCGGCGGTGTTACGTCTCTCACCGTGGTCCGCGGCACACGCACTCTGACCCTGACGATGAGCAAGCCCGAGTCGGGTCCGCGCCTCGGGCGATCGGGAGCCGAGAACCCTGCGCGCCCGCAATCCCACTGCGCGTCGCCCCGGGACCGAGACATCTCGGCGCTGTCCGAGCCCGTACACCTAAACCCCGGACGATCATCTCAAGTGCTAAAATAGCCCCTGCGAAGCAGCTCGACCTTCGCCGACCGATGGACGCCGTGTTTCCAGGGGACCCTGAAGATGTACGAAGCCTTTTTTGAACTTCGCGAGAAACCTTTCTCCCTTCTTCCGGATCCCGGCTTCTTGTACTTGAGCCAGAAGCACCAGGAAGCGCTGACACTCCTCGAATACGGTTTGCTCAACCAGGCAGGCTTCATCATCCTCACCGGGGAAATCGGCTCCGGCAAGACGACCTTGATGCGCTACCTTCTGGATCGCCTTGATTCGGATGTCACGATCGGCTTGATCTCACATACGCATCAATCGCTCGGCGACTTGATGGACTGGATCTGCCAAGCGTTCGATATCCAGGCGGCCACGAACGCCAAACGCGATCTCCATCAGGCGTTCGTCGACTTTCTGATCAAACAATACGCAGCCGGCAAACGCGTGCTGCTCATCGTCGATGAAGCTCAAAATCTGGGGCTCGACAAACTCGAAGAGCTAAGACTGCTCTCGAATATCAATGCGGACAAGGATCTCGTTCTGCAGCTGATGCTCTTGGGTCAACCTCAATTGCGCGATCTCCTGCAGCGGGCCGAACTGGAGCAGTTCGTTCAACGCGTTGCTGCGTCGTACCATCTCGGACGACTCGACGCCTCCGAAACCGAGCATTACATCTATCACCGCGTCCTGATCGCTGGCGGGAAATACAAGATCTTCGATCGCGGAGCCTGCCATGCCATCCATCACTACAGCAAGGGCGTTCCACGTCTGATCAACCTGCTGTGCGATACAGCACTCGTCTACGCCTACGGCGCATCGGAAAAGACCGTGACGGCGAAGGCCGTCGACGAGCTGATCGATGTTCACGCGCCGCATCTACTCATACCCATCGAACGCGACACACTGGGCCGTCAAGCCCAGAGGGAGCGCTTGGCCTCGGAGGCGGAAACCGACGACGACGGCCTAACGCCTTTCCTTGCCCCTGATAGAGCGACGCCACCCGAACCCGAGATCGACCGTTCGATTCACTCGTCTCCGTCAGTGATCTCGAGCGGTGTCGCCCGCAACCTGAATCGCGAGCGCGAGGATGTCTTTCCATCGGTAGCCGATGCGTTGCAGGCAGAGGATGCCTCTTCGTCCGGGATCGCGGAACGCACGCCCGCGACACCCTCTCCGAGGAGCAATGCATCTCCTGAAGCAGGGCCTGCGTCGGGTGCTCGGGGAGTCGCCGAATCGGCGCCGATCCCGGCGGCGGAGAGAGTGACAACAGAGACCTCAAGCGACGTCCGCAAGAAACGTAGGCGCTTTCGGCCAGGCGGACTCTTAATGGCGTTGTTGATTCTGATCGCCGTCGGGGCGGCAATTGTTTGGCTCGGCGCATCGAGCATAAGCGAAGGTTTCCGCGCCGCCGTATTCAATCAATTCGACCGACAGGAACCACGGGCAACCGACCCCGCCTCGACACCACCCCCCGAGGATCTCTC
This region includes:
- a CDS encoding AAA family ATPase produces the protein MYEAFFELREKPFSLLPDPGFLYLSQKHQEALTLLEYGLLNQAGFIILTGEIGSGKTTLMRYLLDRLDSDVTIGLISHTHQSLGDLMDWICQAFDIQAATNAKRDLHQAFVDFLIKQYAAGKRVLLIVDEAQNLGLDKLEELRLLSNINADKDLVLQLMLLGQPQLRDLLQRAELEQFVQRVAASYHLGRLDASETEHYIYHRVLIAGGKYKIFDRGACHAIHHYSKGVPRLINLLCDTALVYAYGASEKTVTAKAVDELIDVHAPHLLIPIERDTLGRQAQRERLASEAETDDDGLTPFLAPDRATPPEPEIDRSIHSSPSVISSGVARNLNREREDVFPSVADALQAEDASSSGIAERTPATPSPRSNASPEAGPASGARGVAESAPIPAAERVTTETSSDVRKKRRRFRPGGLLMALLILIAVGAAIVWLGASSISEGFRAAVFNQFDRQEPRATDPASTPPPEDLSTNTAAVDSSSASSPDARVPPEQQPEVPSDRSSSEPSGGRGMMAPETPSAEATAEAVPPLSQDPSTATDNESQDAPDRIQLDPKPARLTTEIGFSAPPVDLTESAQARNGSAPAPRRSAVMADLERRFRALPVEISAVDQDFIKVDLGESVQFPDGSTSLDARAREVLTAIAEALEETETAMISVIGHTDSSGADSINQALSAQRAATVSRFLVRRGIPSERVSSEGRGKSEPKVDPEQERILGPGVNRRIELELRAPQPNMN
- a CDS encoding fibronectin type III domain-containing protein — protein: MACCPPPLSFVRKVLTTPSIPSILGLALAVTLLSFSPVSSASSLTLAWQPVTGDSRIAGYEIHIGRASGQYEWVLDADQEGAATDTVELEGAEPGVTYYLTARSRNHDRTQFSAFSKEIIISLDGPPIESGELLVDDAWQWVSFQTAFTDPIVVATAPSESGADPLVVRITGIEPDGFWIRLQEWDYLDGRHAFESVGFIAMERGRHRLQNGAQVEAGRLVTDATKTQVQAGFSQTFASAPIVMAAVTSDQGTEAVTTEIRSVGRSGFSVGMIEQEASDQQHLAEHIDYIAWEASSGSIKGMRYEVGQTPTEVTNRPYEIVFSTVFEEAPLLLAHLQTANGGDPATLRWQTKSEKFASLRVVEEQSLDAETVHIAETAGYILIGP